CAAACCCCGTCAGGCGATCGCCGTTGCAGATTGTGTGATTTTAATGTTGACAAATACACCAGCAATCTACAGCGTCTTACTTTCTGATCGAGCCTCCCACAGCATCGCGGGACGAACTATCATTCAAATGGGAACCATCACCCCCACGGAAAGTAAAGAAATCCAAGATGCCGTAGTTGCCGCTGGAGGAGAGTATATTGAAGCACCTGTATTGGGTAGTGTTCCCGAAGCAAAAACAGGGGAATTAATTGTGATGGTGGGAGGTAATCAACTTCAGTATGAGCGCAATTTAGAACTCCTGAAAAACTTTAGCCCTAATCCTATCCATGTGGGTGCAGTTGGTACCGCCGCAGCCTTAAAATTAGCATTGAATCAATTAATTGCTTCCCAAACTGCTGCCTTTGCCCTCAGCTTAAGTTTTGCCCAACTTCAGGGTGTGAACGTGGATATTTTCATGGATATTTTGCGCTCTAGTGCTTTGTATGCACCCACCTTTGATAAAAAATTACCCAGAATGTTGGATGGTGACTATAGTCATCCGAATTTCCCGACAAAACACTTGATGAAAGATATTGAATTTTTCCTAGAAGAAGCCAAGAATGTCGGCTTAAATATCAAGAGTTTAGAAGGAGTTCGAGAAATTATTGAAACAACCATGAAAATGTCCTTCGGCAATTCTGATTACTCTGCCATCTTTGCTGCAATTAACCATACCTTAGAAGGAAAGTAACTGCTTGTAACTTTTTATTCCTGCATCACTGCGAGATTTTCTGTTGATACTGTTAATTTTTCGCCTTTGCAGTTCCCAGGATAGGTAGTCTTTGCGTTAGTCTTCGTTGCAATCACTCCACATCCCTACGGTTACGTAAATAGTGTAGTCAAACATCTGTCAACTACACCACACAA
The Calothrix sp. 336/3 DNA segment above includes these coding regions:
- a CDS encoding NAD(P)-dependent oxidoreductase encodes the protein MKVAFLGTGLMGLPMAQRLLGANIPLIAYNRTPEKLEPLKAAGAEIAIKPRQAIAVADCVILMLTNTPAIYSVLLSDRASHSIAGRTIIQMGTITPTESKEIQDAVVAAGGEYIEAPVLGSVPEAKTGELIVMVGGNQLQYERNLELLKNFSPNPIHVGAVGTAAALKLALNQLIASQTAAFALSLSFAQLQGVNVDIFMDILRSSALYAPTFDKKLPRMLDGDYSHPNFPTKHLMKDIEFFLEEAKNVGLNIKSLEGVREIIETTMKMSFGNSDYSAIFAAINHTLEGK